From one Culex quinquefasciatus strain JHB chromosome 3, VPISU_Cqui_1.0_pri_paternal, whole genome shotgun sequence genomic stretch:
- the LOC6037041 gene encoding PX domain-containing protein kinase-like protein isoform X1 — translation MFENQAIHTEHKDVIHDVAYDYYGQRMATCSSDQYVKEYVLRVQRGPYPENSWRILRRYNDFASLNTCLQISGIELPFPGKKFIGNMRPEFIAERLSALQEYLNQVLMNPILASSLPTKKFIDPDSYSTPFHDLALQYASMCLRTEGVYTLGQSLGPIGWRLRKHYFKVVHKPQGGNKHSPGHSTTKHHLIKSSSQSHGKQHTTQVCVTTSTEKDYNNSKEGSGRDDLILTWTEFGPDRYIDEKEIHNVLKNFGSVQHPYIVPIEYIASNDNGALVIRKFYKQGSLKDVLCGVTSPCNPFLSKYGSPKGRAPLPLKELALYARQILEAIRFLHSKGLACGHVHCGNVQILDGVARLMDVENFLFGVPSFYRPFFVQHSKINSCESIDVYGFGHLLYEMCMGYPLQDSYARQITDCPDSLKSLLESILLKDACKSSLPTLDQLASHAFFSEYAATFNEQYAAAIAAQKPHLKFSTNAKEQLKLAVQKTENRVRDEQKSVKNQKRLVRVQEMMTSEEEKKKIKQKAKQEHRQAKLRAQNSLQLNNGPPTTVTVSASSGSAGAVMFKSDSANSITSPHDAALMSPPPHGAPDSGGSGSSPLRQPPPSAPPIPPPNTLALFDQALQAAASGGGGGRGGSPNQQHLKAAGRPQLNKSISGDDGYCSTTRNALLDSICNFNKSGLKKVSSSEK, via the exons ATGTTTGAGAACCAGGCCATTCACACCGAGCACAAGGACGTGATACACGATGTGGCGTACGATTACTACGGCCAGCGGATGGCGACCTGCTCGAGTGATCAGTATGTGAAG GAATACGTGCTGCGAGTTCAGCGTGGACCATACCCCGAAAACAGCTGGCGCATTCTAAGACGTTACAATGACTTCGCTTCGCTCAACACGTGCTTGCAGATATCAGGGATTGAGTTGCCGTTTCCTGGAAAAAAGTTCATTG GTAACATGCGCCCTGAGTTCATAGCTGAGCGGTTGTCTGCACTACAAGAATACCTAAATCAAGTACTAATGAATCCCATTTTGGCATCATCGCTACCGACCAAAAAATTCATCGACCCGGACAGCTACTCGACGCCGTTCCATG ATCTTGCCCTGCAGTATGCGTCCATGTGTTTGCGCACCGAGGGCGTCTACACGCTGGGCCAGTCGCTCGGGCCGATCGGGTGGCGTCTGCGAAAGCACTACTTCAAGGTGGTGCACAAGCCCCAGGGTGGCAACAAGCACTCCCCGGGGCACTCGACCACGAAGCATCATCTGATCAAGTCGAGTTCGCAGTCGCACGGCAAGCAGCACACGACGCAGGTCTGCGTGACCACCTCGACCGAGAAGGACTACAACAACTCGAAGGAGGGCAGCGGTAGGGACGATCTGATCCTCACCTGGACCGAGTTCGGGCCGGATCGGTACATCGACGAGAAGGAGATTCACAACGTGCTGAAGAACTTTGGCAGTGTGCAGCATCCGTACATCGTGCCGATCGAGTACATTGCGTCGAACGACAATGGCGCGCTGGTGATTCGCAAGTTTTACAAACAGGGCTCGTTGAAGGACGTGCTGTGTGGCGTGACTTCGCCGTGCAATCCGTTTCTGTCCAAGTATGGCAGTCCGAAGGGGCGAGCCCCGTTGCCGCTGAAGGAGCTGGCGCTGTACGCGAGGCAGATTCTGGAGGCAATTCGGTTCCTGCACTCGAAGGGGTTGGCATGCGGTCACGTCCACTGTGGCAACGTGCAGATCTTGGACGGAGTGGCCCGGTTGATGGACGTGGAGAATTTCCTTTTTGGAGTACCGTCGTTCTACCGGCCGTTCTTTGTGCAGCACAGCAAAATAAACTCGTGCGAATCGATCGACGTGTACGGCTTTGGCCATTTGCTGTACGAGATGTGCATGGGCTATCCGCTGCAGGACTCGTACGCGCGCCAAATCACCGACTGTCCGGATAGTTTGA AATCTCTGCTCGAGTCGATCCTGCTGAAGGACGCCTGCAAGTCATCGCTTCCCACGCTCGATCAGCTGGCGTCGCACGCGTTCTTCAGCGAGTACGCGGCCACCTTCAACGAGCAGTACGCCGCGGCCATCGCAGCCCAAAAGCCACACCTGAAGTTTTCCACCAATGCCAAAGAACAGCTGAAGCTGGCGGTGCAAAAGACTGAGAACCGCGTCCGCGACGAGCAAAAGTCGGTCAAAAACCAGAAGCGTCTAGTCAGGGTGCAGGAGATGATGACCTCCGAGGAggagaagaagaagatcaagcAAAAAGCG AAACAAGAGCACCGTCAGGCCAAGCTGCGAGCGCAAAACTCGCTCCAGCTGAACAACGGCCCACCAACGACGGTGACGGTCAGCGCCAGTTCCGGCTCGGCCGGGGCCGTCATGTTCAAGTCGGACAGTGCAAATAGTATTACCTCGCCGCACGATGCGGCCCTCATGTCTCCGCCTCCGCACGGCGCCCCGGACAGCGGCGGCAGTGGCTCGTCTCCGCTGAGGCAGCCCCCGCCGTCGGCACCGCCGATTCCGCCGCCCAACACGCTGGCCCTGTTTGATCAGGCGCTGCAGGCCGCCgccagtggtggtggtggcggtcgTGGTGGCAGTCCCAACCAGCAACATCTGAAGGCCGCCGGTCGGCCCCAGCTGAACAAGTCAATTTCCGGTGACGATGGCTACTGCAGCACCACCCGCAACGCCCTGCTGGACTCGATTTGCAACTTTAACAAGAGCGGTCTAAAGAAGGTAAGCAGCAGTGAGAAATGA
- the LOC6037041 gene encoding PX domain-containing protein kinase-like protein isoform X2, whose protein sequence is MAIFERRLEQKVVLDDTEAIACHIETAQNIDGHTEYVLRVQRGPYPENSWRILRRYNDFASLNTCLQISGIELPFPGKKFIGNMRPEFIAERLSALQEYLNQVLMNPILASSLPTKKFIDPDSYSTPFHDLALQYASMCLRTEGVYTLGQSLGPIGWRLRKHYFKVVHKPQGGNKHSPGHSTTKHHLIKSSSQSHGKQHTTQVCVTTSTEKDYNNSKEGSGRDDLILTWTEFGPDRYIDEKEIHNVLKNFGSVQHPYIVPIEYIASNDNGALVIRKFYKQGSLKDVLCGVTSPCNPFLSKYGSPKGRAPLPLKELALYARQILEAIRFLHSKGLACGHVHCGNVQILDGVARLMDVENFLFGVPSFYRPFFVQHSKINSCESIDVYGFGHLLYEMCMGYPLQDSYARQITDCPDSLKSLLESILLKDACKSSLPTLDQLASHAFFSEYAATFNEQYAAAIAAQKPHLKFSTNAKEQLKLAVQKTENRVRDEQKSVKNQKRLVRVQEMMTSEEEKKKIKQKAKQEHRQAKLRAQNSLQLNNGPPTTVTVSASSGSAGAVMFKSDSANSITSPHDAALMSPPPHGAPDSGGSGSSPLRQPPPSAPPIPPPNTLALFDQALQAAASGGGGGRGGSPNQQHLKAAGRPQLNKSISGDDGYCSTTRNALLDSICNFNKSGLKKVSSSEK, encoded by the exons ATGGCTATATTTGAGCGGCGCCTCGAGCAGAAGGTTGTCCTAGATGATACGGAAGCGATCGCCTGCCACATCGAGACCGCACAAAACATCGACGGCCACACG GAATACGTGCTGCGAGTTCAGCGTGGACCATACCCCGAAAACAGCTGGCGCATTCTAAGACGTTACAATGACTTCGCTTCGCTCAACACGTGCTTGCAGATATCAGGGATTGAGTTGCCGTTTCCTGGAAAAAAGTTCATTG GTAACATGCGCCCTGAGTTCATAGCTGAGCGGTTGTCTGCACTACAAGAATACCTAAATCAAGTACTAATGAATCCCATTTTGGCATCATCGCTACCGACCAAAAAATTCATCGACCCGGACAGCTACTCGACGCCGTTCCATG ATCTTGCCCTGCAGTATGCGTCCATGTGTTTGCGCACCGAGGGCGTCTACACGCTGGGCCAGTCGCTCGGGCCGATCGGGTGGCGTCTGCGAAAGCACTACTTCAAGGTGGTGCACAAGCCCCAGGGTGGCAACAAGCACTCCCCGGGGCACTCGACCACGAAGCATCATCTGATCAAGTCGAGTTCGCAGTCGCACGGCAAGCAGCACACGACGCAGGTCTGCGTGACCACCTCGACCGAGAAGGACTACAACAACTCGAAGGAGGGCAGCGGTAGGGACGATCTGATCCTCACCTGGACCGAGTTCGGGCCGGATCGGTACATCGACGAGAAGGAGATTCACAACGTGCTGAAGAACTTTGGCAGTGTGCAGCATCCGTACATCGTGCCGATCGAGTACATTGCGTCGAACGACAATGGCGCGCTGGTGATTCGCAAGTTTTACAAACAGGGCTCGTTGAAGGACGTGCTGTGTGGCGTGACTTCGCCGTGCAATCCGTTTCTGTCCAAGTATGGCAGTCCGAAGGGGCGAGCCCCGTTGCCGCTGAAGGAGCTGGCGCTGTACGCGAGGCAGATTCTGGAGGCAATTCGGTTCCTGCACTCGAAGGGGTTGGCATGCGGTCACGTCCACTGTGGCAACGTGCAGATCTTGGACGGAGTGGCCCGGTTGATGGACGTGGAGAATTTCCTTTTTGGAGTACCGTCGTTCTACCGGCCGTTCTTTGTGCAGCACAGCAAAATAAACTCGTGCGAATCGATCGACGTGTACGGCTTTGGCCATTTGCTGTACGAGATGTGCATGGGCTATCCGCTGCAGGACTCGTACGCGCGCCAAATCACCGACTGTCCGGATAGTTTGA AATCTCTGCTCGAGTCGATCCTGCTGAAGGACGCCTGCAAGTCATCGCTTCCCACGCTCGATCAGCTGGCGTCGCACGCGTTCTTCAGCGAGTACGCGGCCACCTTCAACGAGCAGTACGCCGCGGCCATCGCAGCCCAAAAGCCACACCTGAAGTTTTCCACCAATGCCAAAGAACAGCTGAAGCTGGCGGTGCAAAAGACTGAGAACCGCGTCCGCGACGAGCAAAAGTCGGTCAAAAACCAGAAGCGTCTAGTCAGGGTGCAGGAGATGATGACCTCCGAGGAggagaagaagaagatcaagcAAAAAGCG AAACAAGAGCACCGTCAGGCCAAGCTGCGAGCGCAAAACTCGCTCCAGCTGAACAACGGCCCACCAACGACGGTGACGGTCAGCGCCAGTTCCGGCTCGGCCGGGGCCGTCATGTTCAAGTCGGACAGTGCAAATAGTATTACCTCGCCGCACGATGCGGCCCTCATGTCTCCGCCTCCGCACGGCGCCCCGGACAGCGGCGGCAGTGGCTCGTCTCCGCTGAGGCAGCCCCCGCCGTCGGCACCGCCGATTCCGCCGCCCAACACGCTGGCCCTGTTTGATCAGGCGCTGCAGGCCGCCgccagtggtggtggtggcggtcgTGGTGGCAGTCCCAACCAGCAACATCTGAAGGCCGCCGGTCGGCCCCAGCTGAACAAGTCAATTTCCGGTGACGATGGCTACTGCAGCACCACCCGCAACGCCCTGCTGGACTCGATTTGCAACTTTAACAAGAGCGGTCTAAAGAAGGTAAGCAGCAGTGAGAAATGA
- the LOC6037041 gene encoding nucleoporin seh1 isoform X3 yields the protein MFENQAIHTEHKDVIHDVAYDYYGQRMATCSSDQYVKVWDQNESGVWSVTASWKAHSGSVWRLSWAHPEFGQVLATCSFDRTVSVWEETVGEKSSPTMSPVKRWVRRTNLVDSRTSVTDVKFSPKSQGLVLATCSADGIIRIYEAPDIMNLSQWTLSHEIAAKIPLSCLSWNQSMFRLHAPMIAAGSDDSSQSSGGKVFIFEYSENSRRWTKTDTINSITDPVHDIAFAPNVGRSYHILAVASKDVQIFNLKPILEPTSNSRLDIQAVATFGDHYCTVWRVTWNITGTMLASTGDDGCVRMWKMNYLKTWRCAAVLKAENSQSTQEVSNAPSLNLSSLVNATAKYYKRGTISHPSQVPRH from the exons ATGTTTGAGAACCAGGCCATTCACACCGAGCACAAGGACGTGATACACGATGTGGCGTACGATTACTACGGCCAGCGGATGGCGACCTGCTCGAGTGATCAGTATGTGAAG GTGTGGGACCAGAACGAGAGCGGCGTTTGGAGCGTAACGGCCAGCTGGAAAGCGCACTCCGGCTCAGTTTGGCGCCTTTCCTGGGCCCACCCGGAGTTTGGCCAGGTGTTGGCCACCTGCTCGTTCGACCGGACCGTGTCCGTGTGGGAGGAAACCGTCGGCGAGAAGAGCTCCCCCACGATGTCCCCGGTGAAGCGCTGGGTGCGGCGCACAAATCTGGTCGACTCCAGAACCAGCGTTACGGACGTCAAATTCTCGCCCAAGTCCCAGGGGCTGGTGCTGGCCACGTGCTCGGCCGACGGAATCATTCGCATTTACGAGGCACCGGACATCATGAACCTGTCCCAGTGGACGCTGTCGCACGAGATTGCAGCGAAAATTCCACTCAGCTGCCTGTCGTGGAACCAGTCGATGTTTAGACTGCACGCCCCGATGATTGCCGCCGGCAGTGACGACTCTTCGCAGAGCAGCGGCGGAAAGGTGTTCATCTTTGAGTACAGCGAAAATTCCAGACGCTGGACGAAGACGGACACGATTAACTCAATCACCGATCCAGTGCACGACATCGCGTTCGCGCCGAACGTTGGCCGAAGCTATCACATTTTGGCCGTGGCCAGCAAGGACGTGCAAATCTTTAACCTGAAACCGATTCT GGAACCCACATCGAACTCACGGCTGGACATTCAAGCCGTGGCAACGTTTGGAGATCACTACTGTACCGTTTGGCGCGTCACGTGGAACATTACCGGAACAATGCTCGCTTCCACCGGTGACGACGGGTGCGTTCGTATGTGGAAAA TGAACTATCTGAAAACCTGGCGTTGCGCAGCCGTCCTCAAGGCGGAAAACTCACAATCAACGCAGGAGGTGTCGAATGCTCCCTCGCTGAACCTGTCCAGCCTGGTCAACGCAACGGCCAAGTACTACAAGCGCGGTACCATCAGCCATCCGAGCCAGGTGCCGAGACATTAG